The Leptolyngbya subtilissima AS-A7 genome includes a region encoding these proteins:
- the nblB gene encoding phycobilisome degradation protein NblB, whose protein sequence is MAITPNSVRELLHSDDYGDRLRAVNQMRELDSSDAFELVQLAANDGNARVRYAAISQIASLGQQDVATVEPLLRRSLTQDPDPDVQAAAADTIGGLKLKSAYPELATLYHSTDEWLVKFSIVAALGELGEPQAFDLLQEALGSDNELIATAAIGALGELGDRRALPLLLNYTTHPDWQVRHRLVQALAQFSEPDAKSALQQLTTDTSDIVAGTAKQHLGL, encoded by the coding sequence ATGGCTATTACCCCAAACTCGGTTCGAGAACTGCTCCACTCCGATGACTACGGGGATCGGTTGCGGGCGGTCAACCAAATGCGCGAATTGGACTCTTCCGACGCCTTTGAGCTAGTGCAACTGGCCGCTAACGACGGCAATGCTCGGGTGCGTTATGCCGCCATTAGCCAGATTGCCAGTTTGGGGCAGCAAGACGTAGCCACCGTAGAACCCTTGCTGCGGCGATCGCTCACCCAAGACCCTGACCCCGATGTCCAAGCCGCCGCCGCCGACACCATTGGCGGTCTCAAGCTCAAAAGTGCATACCCTGAACTGGCTACGCTTTACCACAGCACCGACGAGTGGCTGGTGAAATTTAGCATAGTGGCAGCTCTGGGTGAGCTGGGTGAGCCCCAAGCCTTTGACCTTCTGCAAGAAGCCCTAGGCTCAGACAATGAGCTGATTGCCACTGCGGCCATTGGTGCTCTGGGCGAACTGGGCGATCGCCGTGCCCTACCCCTGCTGCTCAACTACACTACGCATCCTGACTGGCAGGTGCGCCACCGCTTAGTGCAAGCTCTAGCTCAGTTTTCTGAACCCGATGCTAAATCGGCGCTGCAACAGCTCACCACCGATACATCTGACATTGTTGCTGGTACGGCTAAACAGCACCTAGGCCTCTAA
- a CDS encoding CBS domain-containing protein: MAKTVADVMTSNPISVAPDTVLKDAIQLMADNHVGGLPVINEDNHLVGILSESDLMWQTTGVDMPAYIMLLDSVIYLKTPNQYNQELHKALGQLVKDVMTDHVVTIAPDKSLREAAHLMHDKQVRRLPVVDADKQVVGILTRGDIVREMANSYA, encoded by the coding sequence ATGGCCAAAACCGTTGCGGATGTAATGACCTCAAACCCGATCTCGGTAGCCCCCGACACTGTGCTGAAGGATGCCATTCAGCTAATGGCCGACAACCACGTGGGCGGGCTGCCTGTGATCAATGAAGACAATCATCTGGTCGGCATTTTGTCGGAATCTGATCTGATGTGGCAAACTACCGGGGTCGATATGCCCGCCTATATCATGCTGCTCGACAGCGTGATCTATTTAAAGACCCCTAACCAGTACAACCAGGAACTCCACAAAGCCCTCGGCCAACTGGTCAAAGACGTCATGACCGATCACGTTGTCACCATTGCCCCAGATAAATCTCTGCGCGAAGCCGCCCACCTGATGCACGACAAGCAGGTGCGCCGTCTGCCGGTGGTAGATGCTGATAAGCAGGTGGTCGGCATCCTCACCCGAGGCGACATTGTGCGGGAAATGGCGAATAGCTACGCCTAG
- a CDS encoding M42 family metallopeptidase, with protein MSYDALFTKISDLVMCHSPSGAEDEINQHLMADLASLGIEHWRDEADNVIAKIPGRDDSRAIAITAHKDEIGTLVKSIYADGRVSVRKLGGSFPWVYGEGVMDLLGDQHTISGVLSFGSRHVSHESPQKAQQESQLVTWETAWVETKRSPQELAAAGIRPGTRVVVGKHRKRPFRLGDYIASYTLDNKASLAILLMLAERLKEPPVTIYLVASAKEEVGAVGALYFSQRHRLEALIALEVCPLAAEYPIQPGELPVLLSQDSYGLYDEGLNAELRRAATTHDLPIQMAVISGFGSDGSIAMKFGHVSRAACLSFPTHNTHGYEIAHLGAIAHCAAILEHYCNDL; from the coding sequence ATGTCCTACGATGCTCTGTTTACAAAGATTTCCGACCTAGTCATGTGCCACTCGCCCAGCGGTGCGGAGGACGAAATTAATCAGCATTTGATGGCTGACTTGGCCAGCTTAGGGATAGAGCACTGGCGCGATGAGGCCGACAACGTCATTGCCAAAATTCCAGGGCGCGACGACAGCCGGGCGATCGCGATCACCGCCCACAAAGACGAGATCGGCACCCTGGTCAAAAGCATCTACGCCGACGGTCGGGTGTCGGTGCGCAAGCTGGGCGGCTCGTTCCCCTGGGTCTATGGCGAGGGCGTGATGGATCTGCTGGGGGATCAGCACACCATCAGCGGTGTTTTGAGCTTTGGCTCGCGCCACGTCTCCCATGAGTCACCCCAGAAGGCCCAGCAAGAGAGTCAGCTGGTCACCTGGGAAACCGCCTGGGTAGAGACCAAGCGATCGCCCCAAGAACTCGCTGCCGCTGGCATTCGCCCGGGCACGCGGGTGGTGGTGGGCAAGCACCGCAAACGGCCCTTTCGCCTGGGCGACTATATCGCCAGCTACACCCTCGACAACAAAGCCTCCCTAGCGATTTTGCTGATGCTGGCCGAGCGGCTGAAGGAGCCGCCTGTGACCATCTACCTAGTCGCGTCTGCTAAAGAAGAAGTGGGGGCGGTCGGCGCTCTGTACTTCTCCCAACGTCACCGACTAGAGGCTCTAATTGCCCTAGAAGTTTGCCCTTTAGCGGCAGAATATCCCATCCAGCCAGGCGAGTTGCCGGTGTTGCTGAGTCAAGATAGCTACGGCCTCTACGACGAAGGCCTGAATGCAGAACTGCGCCGAGCCGCAACCACCCACGACCTACCCATTCAAATGGCGGTGATTAGCGGTTTTGGCAGCGATGGCTCGATCGCCATGAAGTTTGGCCACGTGTCTCGGGCCGCCTGCCTGAGTTTCCCAACCCACAACACCCACGGCTATGAGATCGCCCATTTAGGGGCGATCGCCCACTGCGCCGCCATTCTAGAGCACTACTGTAACGACCTGTGA
- a CDS encoding phospholipase D-like domain-containing protein, with product MGISSQFRSEATLSTLAPLPQDPYIRAYFNHNQAATYTDPYRQITRHGDDLEQVVVDAIATAQTSIDVAVHEFSLPGIAHALADRKAAGVEVRVVVENTYSTPVAKRNSGGLAELDEHSQDKVNDLYAFIDADQDGVLSDGELRDRDVLTILAQANIPLIDDTADGSKGSGLMHHKFMAIDGRIVVTGSANWTLSCTHGDFSDPDSRGNANSILVIDSQPLAQRFQQEFDYLWGDGPGGQPNSLFGLQKPHRPSALVSPPGSALEVQFSPTSKTRPWAQSVNGLIAKTLSQATQSVHLALFVFSEQAISDQLLPMANRGVPIKTLIDPGFAYRSYSEGLDMLGITIPDHNCKRDNSVPWANPITTVGVPALPPSDKLHHKFAVLDQSVVLIGSQNWSQAANTTNDENLLVIRNATVAAHFEREFQRLYDGAELGMTPQLQRAIARQQEKCGL from the coding sequence GTGGGGATCAGTAGTCAGTTTCGCAGCGAGGCTACACTTTCCACCCTCGCTCCGCTGCCGCAGGACCCATACATTCGAGCGTATTTTAACCACAATCAAGCGGCGACCTATACCGACCCCTACCGCCAGATCACCCGCCACGGCGATGATTTAGAGCAGGTGGTGGTGGATGCGATCGCCACTGCCCAAACCTCCATCGATGTGGCGGTCCATGAGTTCTCGCTGCCGGGGATCGCCCACGCTCTGGCCGATCGCAAGGCCGCAGGGGTAGAGGTGAGGGTGGTGGTTGAGAACACCTACAGCACACCGGTAGCCAAGCGAAATTCTGGGGGGTTGGCCGAGCTAGACGAGCATTCCCAGGACAAGGTCAACGATCTGTATGCCTTCATTGACGCTGATCAGGACGGGGTGCTGAGTGATGGAGAGTTGCGCGATCGCGACGTGCTCACCATTCTTGCTCAGGCCAACATTCCCCTCATTGACGACACCGCCGACGGCAGCAAGGGCAGCGGCCTGATGCACCACAAATTTATGGCGATCGATGGTCGCATCGTTGTCACTGGATCCGCTAACTGGACCTTGAGCTGCACCCACGGAGATTTCTCAGATCCAGATAGTCGGGGAAACGCCAACAGCATTCTCGTGATTGACAGCCAGCCTCTGGCCCAGCGGTTTCAGCAAGAGTTTGACTACCTGTGGGGCGATGGCCCCGGTGGGCAACCCAATAGTCTGTTTGGGCTGCAAAAACCTCACCGGCCCTCGGCCCTAGTCTCGCCCCCCGGTTCAGCGCTAGAGGTGCAGTTTTCGCCCACCTCAAAAACTCGGCCCTGGGCCCAGAGCGTCAACGGGCTGATTGCCAAAACCCTGAGTCAGGCCACCCAGAGCGTTCACCTAGCCCTGTTTGTCTTTTCTGAGCAGGCGATTAGCGACCAGCTGTTACCGATGGCCAATCGAGGAGTGCCTATCAAAACTCTGATTGACCCTGGCTTTGCCTACCGCAGCTATAGCGAAGGGCTCGACATGTTGGGGATCACTATCCCCGACCACAACTGCAAGCGCGACAACAGCGTACCCTGGGCGAATCCAATTACTACCGTTGGGGTACCGGCCTTGCCGCCTAGCGATAAGCTGCACCACAAGTTTGCGGTGCTTGACCAGAGCGTAGTGCTGATTGGCTCTCAAAACTGGAGTCAGGCCGCCAACACCACCAATGACGAAAACCTGCTGGTGATTCGCAATGCCACAGTGGCGGCCCACTTTGAGCGTGAGTTTCAGCGGCTGTACGACGGGGCAGAACTGGGTATGACGCCGCAGTTGCAGAGAGCGATCGCCCGTCAGCAGGAAAAATGTGGGTTGTAG